A region of the Myxococcus stipitatus DSM 14675 genome:
CGAGCGCCTCCACGCGAGCGCGGATGGAGTCGGGGACCACGGAGGGCGCGAGCAGGTCGCGTCCCACCGGCAGGCCGTTGGTGGCGTAGCGGCGAATCTCGTCCTCTGTCACGACAAGCAGCCGGTGCTCGCCGAAGCGCTCGCGGAGGCGTGCGTAGGAATCAGGAGACATGACCTCGGGACACACGAGCATGCGGTCCACGGCGGGCAGGGGCAGCAGCGCCATGTTGCCGTGGAACGCGGGCTCGCGGACCTGGACGCGAACCACTTCACCTGGGAACCAACGGGAAGCGGCGTCGATTCCATCGAGTGTCGTGCGTCCGCCCCAGAACAGCAGCGTGGCGCCGTCGAAGTGCGCCACATCGCCATGGGCCTCCCAGATGCCCACGTCCGGGCCCACGACCTCGAAGCCCATGCGGCGGGCGAGTGCCTCCCAGTGCTCACGCTCGGCCTGCCGGTGTGCACTCATCATCCGAGGCAGCACGAACACAGGCGTGGCGCCTG
Encoded here:
- a CDS encoding dimethylarginine dimethylaminohydrolase family protein — encoded protein: MELFLMSPPGRGWALRGRNNFRSREAAPVDARKARREWLALARAIEARGGTVVALPSPSELLTGMPYAAECGQVVARPGATPVFVLPRMMSAHRQAEREHWEALARRMGFEVVGPDVGIWEAHGDVAHFDGATLLFWGGRTTLDGIDAASRWFPGEVVRVQVREPAFHGNMALLPLPAVDRMLVCPEVMSPDSYARLRERFGEHRLLVVTEDEIRRYATNGLPVGRDLLAPSVVPDSIRARVEALGMKVVSLDMGELCEKGGGSSRCLVSRAVVEEGAVRIPDDVRLDAVAKDIEADA